TCCATTTAAGTAAAAGCTTGTGTAGTGGCTCTTAGATTGTGTGCTGGGTTACCAATGCCCTGTGAGGGCGCTTAGACCGCTTGCCTTGCTCCTCCCTGTCCCTCAAGCAGCCCGTGCCTTAGCACGATCAACCCGTTTCTTATTTGATGTTGGCACAGCACACTCCAAAATGTATAACCTGGAAAATAATATGAAACACTCACCAATGTCCAGTCGTCTTCATCCTTGGTGTCCCCAGGATGAGGGCTCTGCACCCCAGGACTGCCTCTCTGCCTAAACTGAGAGCCCTGCCCTCCGTTTTCCTCGCCTCTTTTGCCTGTCTTCATCAATTCTTCTTTTCCCATTAGAGATGTACCTGGTCTCTCAACGTCACTCAGAACCAAGTAAATTCCCAGATCTTCTGGGAGAGCCAGGTCAGGAGCAGTGGGAAAGGCAGCTGTCTACACTGTAGTCCGCCAACCCCAAAAGCTCTCTTAGAGCTTTATCTGATGCTAGGACtatccctttctcctttccccctttcttccttcctctccctcaccCTCTTTCTCGGCTACCCCATCTTTTTCCCTCACcgacttgctttctttttcttccgaTTAATCCTCTCTCCCGAgtgctctcttttttcttctccggAGAAGTTCATCCCCCACTTTAGTCTTTTTTCAGTTCTGACCCACCCACCCGCTCTCTCTTAGCCCCACCTCTACCTTCttattctccccacccccacccagaccGTGGCGCCTGTAGGGACCTTTGACAAACTTCTCCCTGTATGCTGTCCCTGGAAGAGAAGCAACTCTAGTGTCTGCTCAGCAGCTGATGATCTCACTAATTTTGCGCGATTTGATTGGCCACTCTAGGGCTCTGTGGCGGGAAATCTTGCAGAGGGGCTTAGCTGGTTTCTTTGTCCCTCTGTTCTTTCTATTTGGTTAGGAGCTGAGAACCCCAGACACTACTGTGTTTCACAAGACAGTATAACAGCGATCTAGTCCTAAGAGAGGTGGTGACTATTGCCCGGGTAACAAAGTTTGGTTGCATCAGAGCGAAGTACAGGCTCAGTGAGGCAGAGCCCTGTGAACCTAGTATGAAAACTTAGAATCTGAGCGCAGAAGGTAAGACTCTGGCAATGTGTAGTGCAACTTATAGCCCCAACTTCAATCTTTCTTCAATAAGAAAGGTGTCTCATCTTAGAACAAAGAGCATCAGATTTGAAAGCAGGCATTTCATTTCCAGTGTCTACTCAATTTGTATGACTTTGGGCAAGTCATTTCATTCTGCTTCCACCAAGCAAAACAGGAGTGACGATACCAACACTTTTCATAGGTCAAGGGAAAGAATCAAATGTGAACATATGCTCTAATGTGTTAATAGATAATGTGGTACAACAGAAAGAATCCTGGATAAGGAGTTTATaatgggttgttttgttttcagttttcatttttctttccctctcaatCTTTTGGGGACTTCTTTGTCCTCTTCTGTGAAGTGGGAAAACTGGGCTGAATGGTCTCCAAGTTCTCTTTGACTCTCACACTACATGGTTGACAGATAAAACCGTTATCATCCTCCTTTAAAGGGCCTATCAGAGGAGagtcttttccttttccagaacTCCTGCTAATGTCTCACTTTCTCTTAGGTATGTTGGTGAAGCCATTTTCCATAGGGGCCTAGCCCCTCCCACACCCCCACAATGGAAGTGTAGACACAAGCTATAGTAGTGTGCACAGGGTTCATCCCTGATGCAGGTTCTCTCCCCAGGCTACTGGCAGGAGCAGGATTTGGAGCTGGGAACTCTGGCTCCACTGGACGAGGCCCTCAGCTCCACAGTCTGGAGCAGCCCTGACATGCTGGCCAGTCAAGGTGAGAAACCAGGCCCTTCATCTCAATGTTTTCCAGATGCCTCTCACCCATCCTCACATCATCTCTCAGTCGTGGTACTCCACCCCATGTTCTCACGCCTCTCATTACCACAcagctttctccttcccatttGACATATAGTCCTCAGTTCTGCATCCACCACCACATTTCCATGCACCAACTCCCTCTCTCACTCTGGCACAGAGACCTCTGTAACCCTACACCTCTTTCCAAAAATAAGATGCCCTGGAGAAACGGATTACTCAAAACAAAGAGGTCCTGGAAAGACATTGTCAAAGAGGAATTCTTCAAGTGAGACAAGGACAGAGGGATTAGAGGTTGGAAATTGATATGTGTCAATTGCAAACGAAGGGCCTCAGCCACTTCCCATTGAGAAATTTTGAGAAAATTTCACTTTCAAATTTGCTTAGTGGCTACACAACAATCTCAAAATCCAATTATAGTCTTAATTCTCCTTTCAGAGGGTCACTTCAGAAAGAATTCCAATGACAACAGCTCCATATTGAGGACAGAACAGAGTTAGAGTTATAGTGTTGAGAACTGGTGGGCTGATCTTAGGAGTCTCTTCGCCTCTGTTGCTTTGCTGCCTGTGTCTAGGAGATGAGGGAATTGGATTTCTGGCCCCAGTGGCTCCCTCACTTCCAGCTTCTACAGTTCTAGGCAGTACTAAGCATCAGGCTTCATACTCCAATTCGGAAACTACCAGTCCTTAATGGTGTATCTTGCTTGGCATAATTTTCAGCATGCCTTCCCTTCTGAGGGCCTTCTCTTGGCTGGTATTTCCTGGAAATGTAAGTCAGGTGACTAGAAAAGTAAGAGAGAAACAGGCAGGTGGGGTCAATCTGTGGTAAAGGGAGTAtctattttgtttgttggttggttgttcgagtcagggtttctctgtgtaacagtcctagctgtcctggaactagctcttgtagaccaggctggccttgaactagcagagatccgcctgcctctgcctcccaagtgcagggtttaaaggcatgcgccaccaccactcagtccatctgtttgttttttatagtgCTCTGTAGAGGATGTGGTAAGCACGATTCCTGGTTTCCTACTGAGCAATGAATAGTGCTGGTTGAGGAATTTGGTGACATAGAACAGACTTTTGGATACTCcagaagcagagaagggaggtgATTATTTTAGATTAGTTCTGAGGAGGTCACTGATGTTGGGTCACTAAAAGCGATTCTGAAGATGAGGGAATCAATACTAGGAATCAGAGTCCATGCTGTGAGAACTAAGCACAAGGCCTGAGGGAAACAGATGTCAGTATTGGAGAGGTTCACAGCTAGGGCTGAGGAGAAGGTTGATTTGGCATTAAACTGATCTATCCAAAAGATACCTgaatttcttcttccctctccctctcttccttctttctttccttccttccatcctttttcctctctctctttctttgtgcgtgtgtgtgtgtgagtgtgtttgtgtgtgttattgtgtgtgtgtattaattttGATATAGAGTGTATGCAGTCCaaattggcctcaaattcagcaTGTAGTCAAGGATAACCTACAACTTCTGgccatctttttctacttcctaagtAATGGGTTAACATATTCGATCGATCACAACCAACCATTACGATGCTGGGGATCCAGTTTCGGCCTTCCTGaatgctaggcaaggactctatCAACTGAgtctgtgttttatttaatttctctaaGGAGAGAAGAGTTATAAAATATGCTTTCAGCACATTGAGGGGGGAACTTCAGTCTTTTACTCTTTAAATAATATCGGGGTGGTAATTTGGGTTTGTATTTGGAGAGACAAGGAAGAGTTACCAGGAAAGAGAACAAACAGTTGGATGTGGTtgtgcatgcttataatcccagacCTTAGAAAGCAGGGACAGAAGGACTTTGGTAAATTCAAGACTATTGTGAATACATAGtaaataccaggccagccaggactgtatagtgagaccttgtctcaacaagagctacaataattaataataatagtgaagccgggcgctggtggcgcacgcctttaatcccagcacttgggaggcagaggcaggcggatctctgggagttccaggccagcctggtctacaagagctagttccgggacaggcaccaaagctacagagaaaccttgtctcaaaaaaccaaaaataataataataaataaaaataataataatagtgaaaacCGATGATGAATTTGATGATTGGATTGAGGCTATTAttggaaaaattttaaagtatgctaaaatgtttctgtttttaatttctggtttgtttgtttgttttgctctttttgtGTGGATGAATGTATGCACACTAAGATCTGGTAAAAATTTTCCTTATTTAGGTCTTAGATTAGTAGTCATAATTGCTTCTAATGGTTTTGCTCTTACATTCAGTGGTAACAAGAAGGCAGAACACAGTGTGGCagctatgtatgtgtgttctcaACAATGAATGCAAGAACCATACCAAAAAAGACACATATGGAGTAGTATGTTCAGGTCTGGGTGCCTTTACCCTTTTAGCATTTGTGACTCTTCCCGTTCACCCAACATTCAACAAGGGATGATGCTTTCTGTGTGTCCACAGTGAGAGAGATCAGGTGTGTCTCCCCTCTACTGCCACAACCACCTCTCTATCCCTTCACTCATGAAGCCTCAAGCATAGACAGAGACCAGAGCCTTGGGGAGAATAAACTAGCTGAGGCTGACTGTGGCCCAGTGGTGGGTAGACATCCTCGGGACTTCTATGAAACTAACTCTGCTCTACTCCTGCAGATAGCCAGCCCTGGACTACTGATGAAACAGTGGTGGCTGGTGGCACCGTGGTGCTCAAGTGTCAAGTGAAAGACCATGAAGACTCATCCCTACAGTGGTCTAATCCTGCCCAGCAGACGCTCTACTTTGGGGAGAAGAGAGGTAGTGTCTCCTGAGTGAGCTTTCTCCATGGGAATCATGGGCTAGGAGAGAGGGACAGCAGAGGCTAAGGCTATCTTTGTAGTCCAGAGGCTGAGAAACACAAGGTATGTTCTTTGAAAAAGCAATAAACTGTGGGCTCCTCTGTTGTTTGCAGAGAGAAACCAGCACTACAGCTCTGACCTTAGCCATGTATAGTCTTATAGGTCTTATAGCCTCATCAGGTGCTGGAGCACCAGGCTCCAAAGAAGTGCTTATGACAACTGATATTAGGCAGCCCCAGGCTTTTCCTAAGTAATTACAAAAAATACAGACTATAATACTGGTCTATTAAGCTACCATGTTTAGTGGTTCATGAAAGTCACTGAATGATTCTGTCCTAAGTCAaggtgtttttgtgtttgttttggttggggtttttgttttttattttctttcattttggttctgtctcccacccccaccattcCTCCCTGCCCCTCAATGACGGTAGCACAGGAGTGGAAGATGAACATGCAAGGTACTGGTAGAACCCTGACTCTCCATTCTCATTTCCCCAGCTCTTCGAGATAATCGGATTCAGCTGGTTAGATCCACTCCCCACGAGCTCAGTATCAGCATCAGCAATGTGGCGCTGGCAGACGAGGGCGAGTACACATGCTCCATCTTCACCATGCCTGTGCGAACTGCCAAGTCCCTTGTCACTGTGCTAGGTGAGGCTCCTCAACCCCTGTGTCTCTGCGGCACGCTGCTTTGCAAACAAATCTCCCTCAGTTGATCCTCCAAAGCCTCCCAGAACCAGGCAGGCCTCCAATAATATCAGAAAAGGTCTGCACGCCTTCCTCTAAATACGAGAAAAGCAGAGTTCTGATCTGCTGTACTTACTATTTGTTCTGGAACAAATCTCTTTAAGCGTAAACTTCACAATTTATAGCAGGGAATGGTCATTCCCCTTCACTCTGAAAATTCCATGTGGAGACACAAGatctatataaaatatcttattttaatttccaaGAAAAGTTCTTCGGTTGTTTGAATGCAATTATCTCCATTCTGTTATCTGTATTCTAATTCACATCTCCACTGCTCTGGGCCTTTTACCATCTGCTTGGCCACCTAGTTGGATTCTGGGATATCCAGTCACTGTTGTGCTCAGGCACCGCATCCCCACTCCTTTTAAACTCTCATACCTCCTCACCTTCGTCTTCCCGTTTTGTCCTCAAGAAGTAGATCCAAGAGAACACTGACGCTTTGTGCTTCTACCCAGCTCTCTAAATCAAAGCAGAGCTCAGATATTCTGCCCCTATAGTGGACATATCTCCAGGGAGAACATGAAGTGTGACTTCACACGGTGCCTCTCCTTCCTATCCTGGCCATTCCCTCTCCATCGCAGGAATCCCACAGAAGCCCATAATCACTGGTTATAAGTCATCCCTGCGGGAAAAGGAGACAGCCACTCTAAACTGTCAGTCTTCTGGGAGCAAGCCTGCAGCCCAGCTCACCTGGAGGAAAGGTGACCAAGAACTCCACGGTGAGTAGCTCCTGCCATGGGGTTACAGAAATGAGGTGGTACAGGAAAAGGGGTGGTGCAATATGTTTCTATggcacataaaaaataatggaGATGAAGAAAGTGAATAGCAGTGACattgtggatatgtgtgtgttgcGATCTACATTCTCTGTACACATTCATATCCATTTCAAAACTTTTCTGAGTCTGTCCAAGATAGACTCAGAATCTGTGGGGCCCAGACAGTATCTGTATGTTAAGATACAGTCTATCTGTATGTACTGACAATGTATCtcctctttatgtgtgtgtgtgtttctgtctgtctgtctttttctgcATTCTAGGAGAACAAACACGAGTCCAGGAAGATGTCAATGGAAAAACCTTCACTGTGAGCAGCTCAGTGTCATTCCAGGTTACCCGGGAAGATGACGGAGCAAGCATCGTGTGCTCTGTGAACCATGAATCTCTAAAGGGAGCTGACAGAGTCACCTCTCAGCGCATTGAAGTTTTATGTATGTCATGGGCTCTGGGGTGAGAAGGACCAGGTGTGAGGTAGGGAGTAAGGAAAAGAGAAGCGTGCTGGTGGCTACACATGAGGCCACATGCTTAGTGAAAGTAGCAAAGCTTCAGTAAAGAAGGCCCTACAGTAAACACGGAAGGCTTGGAGAGATGAGGGCTTTGTCTCACTGAGTTGACTCTGCTTGTGCTGCCAGAGAGCAGCCACAGACAAAGCGTAAACAAATGAGCTGGGCTgcattccaataaaactttatttactaaaGCTTGCAACTGGCAAGATTTGGCCCAGGGGCCAAGTTTACCAGCCCTTGGGCTACGCTGGTGAAATGCAGCTAGGCTGTAACTTAACAGTGGTAAGAGTAGCAAACCCAGAGTCTGGGGCTGTAGTTTAGTCTGTACTCCATGCCACACTTATTGTGTGGTGTGAAGACAGCTCTCCTCCACGGATCGTGGTTGTTTCCCTCTGAAACAAGAGAGGTGAGCTTGGATATCCTTATGGCTTCTTCTCACTCTAACATTCTGTGATGCCAAGAGTTGTGGGTGGAAGTGAGGCACAATTCTCTCTGGTCTTGCAACATTCCAGGGACTTCTACCTCTCAGTCACATCTCTATTTGACCCCCTTCCATGTTTCTCCTTGGGATTCTGACCTAAGGTGGTCCGGGGCTCGCTGCTTCGCACTTTCTCCacatctctgcatcttcttcatGGACTCTGTCTTTAGTGCCAGTAAAGAATGTCTGAAAAGCTGGAGTTTCTACAGATTTCTCATCTGGGGAAATCTGGAAGCCTTTCAAAGGAGCTTTTCCATgtggaaagaaaaaggagtaaTGGAAGTGTGGAAGTTGAGCATGGAGGTGTGTACAGCCATGCATTGCTTTCCCAATTTACCAAAAGGCTGGGGATTTTCAAAAATAGTGATAGCTTTTAATCTGCTTATGGAAGACACAAGCTGATTAATTTCGGTGCCATTTAATCAGTGGCTAGACCTTTTATCCAAACTTTAACATTCGTTAATTTTGGATGACATTCAATGGACAGGCTGATGAGTGGCCTCCTAGCTAGTACTGTCACGTACTAGCTGTATTGGCTTCACCAAAGCATCTAATCTCTTGGTGAATCTGCGTTACTCCCCTGAATTATATTGAGAAATAAGGAATAATATGTATGGAAGAACTCTATTAACTTCCAAGTTCTAACTTGCTATAAAGTATTTCTGTATTTACTAGTTCCAAGTGTGAGGTCCTGGGCCTAGGGCAGTTCTCTTGAGCCCTGGTCCCCAACCATAACTGAAGAATGTACTATTGGAGTCCCACAGAGTCCTCTCTTAGAAACCAGGCCATTTGGCGATTACTCTGCATAGTCCCCTTCGGCCTGTGATCAGCGTTCAGTCAACAAATGCCCCATTCCAGGTGCTGTGCTAGAGGCCTCTTCGGCTGTGAAGCCCCTGAATACCCATTTTCTCACCTGACCTGTCTCTCTTTGTCCTGTGTGATTTAACGGACGCATGTTCATTAACTGCTTGTTAAGGTTGGCTCTGTCCTTAGGGATAGCACATCCTCTTTATCTGTGGTTCCAAACCAGCATCTGGTCACATTGTTCTAAGCCACCATCTGGACCCAGCCTCCTAAGCAGCCTTTTGGCATCATTGACAGATGTCATTATTCTCGCACAGAGCCAGCCATATTGtctcaggccttttttttttcccagccaaAATTTGACCCTCACCCCTTGCTGTTTCTATACTCTCATTCCATGTTTGGGCTGACCGTTCAAAGGGATGCTTTGTGTTCGGGCGTTGCTTTCACTCCAAGCTCCCTCACAGAGCAGACAGAATTGAGAGGTTGTGGACTCAGTCAGTGTCAAGTTcacttcctttgttcctttaaaaatatgtattagatCCTGTCTAGGTGCCAGGCGGTTTGCTAGGCATGAATAAACCATGGGTTCTCCTCAGCTCCCCTAAGACATCCCATAGGCCCCCACCAAGGACAGGCCTGCTGGAATGCCATCACTCAGAGGTTGAGATACACCAGGTTGTTCTCAGTCAGCGGCACTCATAAGTCCGTGTTCGCAAGAGCCAGGAAGAAGAAGGACTTGTTCACAGCCTCTCACACTTCTGAGACTTCGGGAGAATCTAAAACATGTAACTAGGTGATTCCCACAGTTTTAGGGATCTCCTATGCAGAGTGAGGAGCTTGGCGCTGCTATCCTGTGCTTCTCCACAGACACGCCGACAGCCTTGATTAGACCAGAGCCTGCGCATCCCCGGGAAGGCCAGAAGCTGTTGCTACACTGTGAGGGACGTGGCAATCCAGTGTAAGAAGAGCAGTCCATGGTCTCTGATACCCCTCAGATA
The sequence above is drawn from the Chionomys nivalis chromosome 5, mChiNiv1.1, whole genome shotgun sequence genome and encodes:
- the Cadm3 gene encoding cell adhesion molecule 3 isoform X1 yields the protein MGAPSALPLLLLLACSWAPGGANLSQDGYWQEQDLELGTLAPLDEALSSTVWSSPDMLASQDSQPWTTDETVVAGGTVVLKCQVKDHEDSSLQWSNPAQQTLYFGEKRALRDNRIQLVRSTPHELSISISNVALADEGEYTCSIFTMPVRTAKSLVTVLGIPQKPIITGYKSSLREKETATLNCQSSGSKPAAQLTWRKGDQELHGEQTRVQEDVNGKTFTVSSSVSFQVTREDDGASIVCSVNHESLKGADRVTSQRIEVLYTPTALIRPEPAHPREGQKLLLHCEGRGNPVPQQYLWVKEGSEPPLKMTQERALIFPFLNKSDSGTYGCTATSNMGSYTAYFTLNVNDPSPVPSSSSTYHAIIGGIVAFIVFLLLILLIFLGHYLIRHKGTYLTHEAKGSDDAPDADTAIINAEGGQSGGDDKKEYFI
- the Cadm3 gene encoding cell adhesion molecule 3 isoform X2 encodes the protein MGAPSALPLLLLLACSWAPGGANLSQDDSQPWTTDETVVAGGTVVLKCQVKDHEDSSLQWSNPAQQTLYFGEKRALRDNRIQLVRSTPHELSISISNVALADEGEYTCSIFTMPVRTAKSLVTVLGIPQKPIITGYKSSLREKETATLNCQSSGSKPAAQLTWRKGDQELHGEQTRVQEDVNGKTFTVSSSVSFQVTREDDGASIVCSVNHESLKGADRVTSQRIEVLYTPTALIRPEPAHPREGQKLLLHCEGRGNPVPQQYLWVKEGSEPPLKMTQERALIFPFLNKSDSGTYGCTATSNMGSYTAYFTLNVNDPSPVPSSSSTYHAIIGGIVAFIVFLLLILLIFLGHYLIRHKGTYLTHEAKGSDDAPDADTAIINAEGGQSGGDDKKEYFI